TGGGCCTGGTCGCTCGCCCACGCCGCCCTGCACCTCGGCTTCGGGCACGTCCCGGCGGCCAAGGGCGACCGTGTCCAGCCCGACCGGTACGAGCTCGCCGCGCGCTGCACCGTCGTCAACCGCTTCCTGCTGACCTTCCCGGTCGGCCGCGCCCCGGACCGGCTGCCGCTGTCGTACCCCGACGGCGACGAGGAGCAGCTCGCCGCGCGCTGGCGACGCGACGGGCTCCCGGCCGCCTACGAGCGCTGCGGCACAGCGGGCCCGGAGCCCGACCAGATACTCCTGCCATGGGTCTGGTACGGCCGGCAGATCCCCGACTGGCAGCTGGCGTTCGCCACCGCCCTGACCCGGACCGTCTCCGCCGCGATGGACATGGCGGGCGGCCGCCGCGACCGTCTCGACGGCGAGGCCGCCGACCGCCGCCCCTGGGAGGAGGCCCTGAGCTGGTTCATCTCCTCGTATCCGCTGCTCGGCGGCATCGCGGCCGGCATCAAGCTGGTCGCCGACGCCGAACTCGCCCGCGCCCACGGCATCTGGGTCGCCGCGGTGAACGCCCAGGCGGCGGAGATCTACATCAACCCCCTCCAGCGGTTCGAGGACGAGGAATGGCGGTTCATCCTCGCCCACGAGATGCTGCACGCCGCCCTGCGCCACGGCGACCGCTGCGGCACCCGCGACCCGTACCTGTTCAACATCGCCTGCGACTACGTCATCAACGGCTGGCTCAGCGAGATGCAGGTCGGCACGATGCCCGAGGGCCTGCTGCACGACCCGGACCTGACCGGCCTGTCCGCGGAGGAGGTGTACGACCGGATCGCCGGCGATCCGCGACGGATGCGCCGCCTGGCCACCCTGTGCGGCAAGGGCCGCGGGGACATCCTCGGCGGCCCGCTCGGCTCGCCCCGCGACTACGTCGACCTCGACGAGTTCTACCGCCGGGGCCTCGCCCAGGGCCTCGACCTGCACCAGCGGCAGGCACGCGGCTTCCTGCCCGGCGGACTGGTCCAGGAGATCCGCGCGCTGAGTCATCCGCCGCTGCCCTGGGACGCCCGACTCGCCCGCTGGTTCGACGAGTTCGTGCCCCGCCCCGAGCCCGTACGGTCGTACGCGCGTCCCTCGCGCCGCCAGGCGGCCACGCCCGACATCCCGCGCGCGGGCCGGTACTTCCCGCCCGAGGAGATCGCCCGCTGCACCTTCGGCGTGGTCCTCGACACCTCCGGCTCCATGGACCGGGTCCTGCTCGGCAAGGCACTGGGCGCGATCGCCTCCTACGCCGAGGCCCGCGACGTACCGGCCGCACGGGTCGTCTTCTGCGACGCCGCCCCGCACGACGCCGGGTATCTGCCGGTCACGGAGATCGCCGGCCGGGTACGGGTGCACGGCCGCGGCGGCACCGTGCTCCAGCCCGGCATCGACCTGCTGCACCGCGCGGACGACTTCCCGCCCGGCGCACCGGTCCTCGTCATCACCGACGGCTGGTGCGACGTACTGCGGGTACGGCGCGAGCACGCCTATCTGATCCCGCAGGGAGCGCGGCTGCCGTTCACCGCCCGCGGTCCGGTCTTCCGGGTGAGTTGAGCCGGAGTGTGATCGGATGGGGTCCGTAACCCGGAACCGGGATCATTACGAAAGGAAAGACCGTGGCTACCACGCGCTCCGCACACACCGTCTGGGAAGGCAACCTGCTCGAGGGCAACGGTGTCGTCACCTTCGACTCCTCCGGCGCCATCGACCAGCAGCCGGTGACGTGGGCTGCCCGCAGCCAGGAGCCGAGCGGCAAGACCAGCCCCGAGGAGCTGATCGCGGCCGCCCACTCCAGCTGCTTCTCGATGGCGTTCTCGCACGCCCTCGCCGGCGCCGGCACTCCGCCCACCAAGCTCGTCGCCTCCGCCGACGTCACCTTCCAGCCCGGTGAGGGCATCACCGGCATCCACCTCACCGTGGAGGGCACGGTGCCCGGCCTCGACGAGGACGGCTTCGTCGCCGCCGCCGAGGAGGCCAAGGTCAACTGCCCGGTCAGCCAGGCGCTGAAGGCCGTACCGATCACGCTGTCGGCGAAGCTCGCCTGACCTGACAGGACATCTTCGGAACCTGACAGGACATCTTCGGACAAGACATCGCGCAGGCCGCCGTGGTCGGGTGGCCTGCGCGACGTCGGTTCAGGGCCGTGGGGCAGGGTAGGAACAGGACGGCGTCGGAAGGACTTCGATGGTGACGGGAACGGCCGGTGGCGCGACGGTGCTTGACTCCGCCACTCGCGAACTCACCCGCGTACTCCTGCTGTTCAGCCTCGACGGGCGACTGCGCCCGGAGAGCTCCCCACTGGGCGGTCTCGTCGACCGGCTCGACTTCGGCCGCTTCGAACCGCACCTGAGGTCGGGCGAAGCGGTGCTCCCCGTGCCGGTCCTGGCCGAGCGCGTGACACCCGAGGAGATCGAGCTCCCGCACGGCGACCACGGTCTGGCAATCGCCTCGGCCGAGGTGATGGTCCTCGCCACCCCGCGCGGCGACGTGACGCTCCTCGTCGACTGCTCGTTCGCGGACCGGACCGCACCCGACGCCCTCGCCTCCTGGCTGGCGGACACCTGCTTCGACCGCAGGCGGATCACACTCCGCGGCCGGCCCATGCTGGACGTGCTGAACGAACGGCTCGCCCGGCCGGCGCCTCTCACCTTCGGCCAGAACGTGCACCAACTCGTCTTCCCCGGCGGACAGTTGCTGCGCGACCTGCTGAGCACCGGCGTCGACGACGCGGCCCGCAGACCCGCCCTGCTGAACGAGATCGTCTACCGCGGCCGGATGCC
The nucleotide sequence above comes from Streptomyces sp. NL15-2K. Encoded proteins:
- a CDS encoding OsmC family protein, translated to MATTRSAHTVWEGNLLEGNGVVTFDSSGAIDQQPVTWAARSQEPSGKTSPEELIAAAHSSCFSMAFSHALAGAGTPPTKLVASADVTFQPGEGITGIHLTVEGTVPGLDEDGFVAAAEEAKVNCPVSQALKAVPITLSAKLA